One region of Candidatus Peribacteraceae bacterium genomic DNA includes:
- a CDS encoding saccharopine dehydrogenase NADP-binding domain-containing protein, whose product MESIESLAARLRVSFPGRILLLGYGGVAQCTLPMLLRHLDMPRDRITVMDFVDNAKNPLLQPALAEGVKFVCEKIERATMGKQFGAYLGEGDILIDLAWNIGCTDILTWCHDHGVLYVNTSVEQWDPYEDWEHKLTTDRTLYVRHMAIRALLKGWQEPGPTAIIEHGANPGLVSHFTKRGLLDIAKKLVAEKPGDPRAKDIQAAMDGGAYPRLAQLLNVKVIHISEIDTQVTNIPHGFDEFVNTWSVEGFYEEGTAPAEMGWGTHERALPPDARCHVSGPRNQICMARFGINTFVRSRVPSQDIVGMVVRHGEAFTISDYLTVNGPDGTPVYRPTVHYAYCPSLAAIASLHALRCRHYVKQEKMRIMGDDITGGVDELGCLFMGHDFKSWWTGTVLSIEEARRLVPHMNATTMQVAASVLGAVFWMIKNPRRGVLVPDQLPHEEILSVAGPYLGECPSVPLDWMPHGNDTVAAKTVNTFTPADDDPWQFQCFLLA is encoded by the coding sequence ATGGAGTCCATCGAATCCCTCGCGGCGAGACTGCGCGTCTCCTTCCCCGGCCGGATCCTCCTCCTCGGCTACGGCGGTGTTGCCCAGTGCACCTTGCCCATGCTCCTGCGGCACCTGGACATGCCCCGGGACCGCATCACGGTGATGGACTTCGTCGATAACGCGAAGAACCCGCTCCTTCAGCCGGCGCTCGCGGAAGGGGTGAAATTCGTGTGCGAGAAGATCGAGCGTGCGACCATGGGCAAGCAGTTCGGCGCATACCTGGGGGAAGGGGACATCCTCATCGACCTGGCGTGGAACATCGGCTGCACAGATATCCTCACTTGGTGCCACGACCACGGCGTCCTCTATGTCAACACATCGGTCGAACAGTGGGACCCCTACGAGGATTGGGAACACAAGCTCACCACGGACCGCACGCTCTACGTGCGTCACATGGCCATCCGTGCCCTTTTGAAGGGGTGGCAGGAACCGGGCCCTACGGCGATCATAGAGCACGGCGCCAATCCGGGGCTGGTCTCGCACTTCACCAAGCGCGGGCTTCTGGACATCGCCAAGAAACTCGTCGCGGAGAAGCCGGGGGATCCCCGCGCCAAGGACATCCAAGCAGCGATGGACGGCGGGGCGTACCCGCGTCTCGCGCAGCTGCTCAACGTGAAGGTGATCCACATCAGCGAGATCGACACGCAGGTCACCAACATTCCCCATGGCTTCGATGAGTTCGTGAACACGTGGAGCGTGGAGGGGTTCTACGAGGAGGGGACGGCGCCTGCGGAAATGGGGTGGGGCACGCACGAGCGCGCCCTGCCGCCGGACGCCCGTTGCCACGTGTCCGGTCCCCGGAACCAGATCTGCATGGCGCGCTTCGGCATCAACACGTTCGTCCGCTCCCGCGTCCCCAGCCAGGACATCGTGGGCATGGTGGTGCGCCACGGCGAGGCCTTCACGATCTCGGATTACCTCACGGTCAACGGCCCCGACGGCACGCCCGTCTACCGGCCCACCGTGCATTACGCCTACTGCCCCAGCTTGGCGGCCATCGCTTCGTTGCATGCCCTGCGCTGCCGACACTACGTGAAGCAGGAGAAGATGCGCATCATGGGTGATGACATCACGGGCGGCGTGGACGAACTGGGATGCCTCTTCATGGGCCACGACTTCAAGTCCTGGTGGACCGGCACCGTCCTCTCCATCGAGGAAGCCCGCCGCCTCGTCCCCCACATGAACGCCACGACGATGCAGGTGGCCGCTTCGGTGTTGGGCGCGGTCTTTTGGATGATCAAGAACCCCCGGCGGGGCGTGCTGGTCCCCGACCAGCTCCCGCACGAGGAGATCCTCTCCGTCGCGGGGCCGTACCTGGGCGAATGCCCCTCCGTTCCCCTCGACTGGATGCCGCATGGCAACGACACCGTTGCGGCGAAGACGGTGAACACCTTTACGCCTGCGGATGACGACCCCTGGCAATTCCAGTGCTTCCTCCTGGCCTGA
- a CDS encoding S-adenosylmethionine decarboxylase, which produces MVTTSAHRTLPAHSRASSRPSTAASGLSSQTKLFTPLTKAEYEHSKAWGMAMAIDIHGCDPALVRDADAIKLFVKELCVKIDMKRFGDTLVVNFGEDEKVAGFSMTQLIETSLISAHFANQTNSVYLDVFSCKFYEAQTVIDYALSFFRGTSYNAHCLLRGCAEFPKAYQQEFSGRNIVLNTAFAPVTV; this is translated from the coding sequence ATGGTCACCACCTCGGCTCATCGGACGCTCCCCGCGCATTCCCGCGCATCCTCGCGTCCCTCCACGGCCGCCTCCGGTCTTTCCTCTCAGACGAAGCTCTTCACGCCTCTCACCAAAGCCGAATACGAACACAGCAAAGCCTGGGGAATGGCCATGGCCATCGACATCCACGGCTGCGACCCCGCTCTTGTCCGTGATGCGGATGCCATCAAGTTGTTCGTGAAGGAGTTGTGCGTGAAGATCGACATGAAGAGGTTCGGCGATACGCTGGTGGTCAACTTCGGCGAGGACGAAAAGGTCGCGGGCTTCTCCATGACCCAGCTCATCGAAACGTCCCTCATCTCCGCGCACTTCGCCAACCAGACGAATTCCGTCTACCTGGATGTCTTCAGCTGCAAGTTCTACGAGGCGCAGACGGTGATCGATTACGCGCTCTCCTTCTTCCGCGGCACGTCCTACAACGCGCACTGCCTCCTCCGCGGCTGCGCGGAGTTCCCCAAGGCGTACCAGCAGGAATTCTCCGGCCGCAACATCGTCCTCAATACGGCCTTCGCACCGGTGACCGTCTGA
- a CDS encoding superoxide dismutase, with amino-acid sequence MPYTLPKLPYSYDALEPHIDAKTMEVHYSKHHQAYCDNANKALAGTDWAEKPIEEVLKNLEQLPPDKRTAVRNHGGGFYNHNLFWTFMGGNAREPGAELKAGLEKSFGGFDAFREKFEAAALGQFGSGWAWLVVSRQPSADSDQLEIVKTANQDSPISAGKVPLLAIDVWEHAYYLKYQNRRPDYVKAWWNVVNWEEVGRRFAEGK; translated from the coding sequence ATGCCCTACACCCTCCCCAAGCTCCCGTACTCCTACGACGCACTGGAGCCGCACATCGATGCCAAGACCATGGAGGTGCACTACTCCAAGCACCACCAGGCCTACTGTGACAACGCCAACAAAGCCCTGGCCGGAACCGACTGGGCGGAGAAGCCCATTGAGGAGGTCCTCAAGAACCTGGAGCAGCTCCCCCCGGATAAGCGCACTGCGGTTCGCAACCATGGGGGAGGCTTTTACAACCACAACCTGTTCTGGACCTTTATGGGCGGGAACGCCCGGGAGCCCGGTGCGGAATTGAAGGCGGGGCTGGAGAAGTCGTTCGGCGGTTTTGACGCTTTCCGCGAGAAGTTCGAGGCTGCCGCGCTGGGGCAGTTCGGATCCGGGTGGGCGTGGCTGGTCGTCAGCCGTCAGCCGTCAGCCGACAGCGATCAGTTGGAAATCGTGAAAACTGCCAATCAAGACTCTCCGATATCTGCCGGCAAGGTCCCGCTCCTCGCCATCGATGTGTGGGAGCATGCGTACTACCTCAAGTACCAGAACCGCCGTCCCGACTACGTCAAAGCCTGGTGGAATGTCGTGAACTGGGAGGAGGTCGGGAGGAGATTTGCGGAGGGGAAATGA
- a CDS encoding peptidoglycan bridge formation glycyltransferase FemA/FemB family protein, with protein sequence MDIRLLTSAEELSSYDRWVKGHPHGTLWQSLEWKGYREALGRRVRIYAALEGPRITASALVVIDRTAFGLSTWDISRGPLGNEEMQNAQWDMVNRIVTDAKNGACISLFFSPLSSFCISNFAFPIRPSRRHQQPEATRILDLTPPEDRLLAQMKPKGRYNISVAQKHGVRVERSDDVDAFYRLLEQTGNRDGFGILPKRHYEAFLSHLKESFLLLAYAPSPGRQAEGWERGLGGEVREATEVIAKEKLPIAALLGVIWNGTGIYYYGASDYESRALMAPYLLQWEAMRFCKARGCAVYDLLGVAPPLPKGEGAGGRGGWGSGRWGRGRWDGISSFKEKFGGTVVTYPPERQMILHPVMNALLQSKRKIFG encoded by the coding sequence ATGGATATCCGCCTCCTCACGTCGGCCGAGGAACTGTCGTCATACGACCGCTGGGTGAAGGGCCACCCTCACGGGACGCTCTGGCAGTCCCTGGAATGGAAAGGGTACCGGGAAGCCCTGGGGCGCCGGGTGCGGATCTACGCGGCGCTGGAGGGTCCCCGGATCACCGCCTCGGCCCTCGTGGTTATCGACCGGACCGCCTTCGGCCTCTCCACATGGGACATCTCCCGGGGACCCCTTGGGAATGAAGAAATGCAAAATGCACAATGGGATATGGTCAATAGAATCGTCACGGACGCGAAGAATGGCGCGTGCATTTCCCTATTCTTTTCACCGCTTTCCTCATTTTGCATTTCCAATTTTGCATTTCCCATTCGTCCGTCACGACGCCATCAACAACCCGAAGCCACCCGTATCCTGGATCTCACGCCTCCTGAGGACCGGCTCCTCGCCCAAATGAAGCCCAAAGGCCGCTACAACATCTCGGTCGCCCAAAAGCATGGCGTGCGTGTGGAACGTTCGGACGATGTGGACGCCTTCTACCGCCTCTTGGAACAGACGGGGAACCGCGACGGCTTCGGCATCCTCCCCAAGCGTCATTACGAGGCGTTCTTGAGTCACCTGAAAGAGAGCTTTTTGCTTTTGGCGTATGCCCCCTCTCCCGGCAGGCAAGCGGAGGGGTGGGAGAGGGGGTTAGGGGGTGAGGTCAGAGAAGCAACTGAAGTGATAGCGAAGGAAAAGCTCCCCATTGCCGCCCTCCTCGGCGTCATCTGGAACGGAACGGGTATCTACTACTATGGAGCGTCGGACTACGAGAGCCGCGCCCTCATGGCCCCCTACCTTCTCCAATGGGAAGCGATGAGGTTCTGCAAAGCCCGGGGATGCGCAGTATATGACTTGTTAGGAGTTGCCCCCCCTCTCCCGAAGGGAGAGGGGGCTGGGGGGAGAGGGGGTTGGGGAAGTGGGCGCTGGGGGAGGGGGCGCTGGGACGGCATCTCCTCCTTCAAGGAGAAGTTCGGGGGAACGGTGGTCACCTACCCGCCGGAACGGCAGATGATCCTGCACCCGGTGATGAATGCGCTTCTGCAGTCGAAGAGGAAAATCTTTGGATGA
- a CDS encoding S-layer homology domain-containing protein — MELSRLKKVVAGMSAAAIMFTQVSSVFAAYADVSAGVWFEEAVQSFVDAGYLDATQPNFRPVDTANRAEFVKLIVELNGGILSSPPAVPSYDDVKASAWYYNYMEEAGKEGWVKGDGNCYGTHPCYARPSANISRAEAATLIVRAFNLESTADAPTFVDNPAGQWYTQAIQIAADHCVLQGDSTTGRVRPTDNMNRAEMVVMLNRVDQGLVYGEDCSAGTPNASTPSISTVSAVSSTKVEVTFNVAVDEAAAKTLANYVFSPAATVASVTVVGEKSVEVVVSEGLTAGKEYTLTVSNMKTADGDTFSDSEKFNGYSTLPQGNGTLEVSVSSTNPVGDTLPQGAHQVTFLSLDLTASCDDSVTLENITVLHEGFGAKADITGVYATIDGGRVTRERSIDSSDQTASVRFISALVIPACKTVTVDLVGDISATASPSAEHNFAVELQSDFLSNAKSVTGNFPMRGNTFKVGAVDSGQITVAYRTVSPDQVEVGDKGVVVGRFEVSTDSVEDQTLYTMTLHQNGTVSDGDITNIKVRRTDGTVLTNVAAEFKNKYATVTFNPPFTVLEGDKITLEVVADVVGGAASTSQIDIDETSDVFAVGSLYGYGVNGQLYGSAVILSGTATSVTVEAGQFTIEINGPAQQSYTRDQNDAVLGNVVFTTGGDTVNVKELYVAVQAQTVTGAALITGRSSTSYDEVEEVLENVTMRNATTGTSLEGTPLGDASTDKGTTGLGATTAAYQIYRFDDFTVNGKETWQIKADFKDNSAGNHPLNGDQFKVQICGEPTQIGSAANTVYCDFGGLLANQTTANSYQMDIEGLSTGDKVEDVRPRGTISGNAHRIADASLQVSVQALSTTETAVKNAKNVRLLRFNARAGEAKNILLTKFIFESAAGTNTIKNGVNYALWVDTDGDGTVDTILDSGKSSVSSAVTFDTITNGGFVVNKEQTVTFEVHSDIAGSLQTTASLQLRFATGSTFIEAETVDRGSSLSGLNVNGTIILSAASADMTVTTTPSTLFSLVNQGTLYVTKDTTPVRNHQLLAGTLGDTILRLNFRAENEPIDVTNLQLTSSGSTAASIERLELYKEGATSYFAIATTNSCGTDDVPSFNPNGYSTSIATFCASMQTQQLVVPKGGEVKVLVKPRLKNDDAGATSNQLIALFIDPDDAMNNSTGTGAVRARGADSSNNLNGNDLGSDGEVLIGSSVLATANAIISSNTHRSVLAKITAITNANTDPNGTNVSAGVKEIGKFKISAAANTNSKNGLNKVTLSGVYFNVTATNVAIGSGSFYMYNSANQNVTKSCSAYTTGGTAMPNVLSGSFIVLCDFRTTTSNVQTQIDQGTDSTFVLRAEITNPDVVAANTSNLLVSIQDFSSDTKQSFAYNNSHFVWDDQDNGGSEGFTWVEYPETVISSTSYQS; from the coding sequence ATGGAACTTTCTCGCTTGAAGAAAGTCGTAGCAGGGATGTCGGCAGCAGCCATCATGTTCACGCAGGTCAGCAGCGTGTTCGCGGCCTATGCAGACGTTTCTGCCGGCGTGTGGTTTGAGGAAGCCGTCCAGTCCTTCGTGGACGCCGGCTACCTCGATGCCACTCAGCCGAATTTTCGCCCCGTGGACACGGCCAACCGCGCCGAGTTCGTGAAGCTCATCGTCGAGCTCAACGGCGGCATTCTCTCCTCTCCTCCTGCGGTGCCCAGCTATGACGACGTCAAGGCGTCGGCTTGGTACTACAACTACATGGAAGAGGCAGGCAAGGAGGGCTGGGTAAAGGGTGATGGCAACTGCTACGGCACCCATCCCTGCTACGCCCGCCCCTCTGCCAACATCAGCCGCGCGGAGGCTGCGACCCTCATTGTCCGCGCCTTCAACTTGGAGTCCACCGCAGACGCCCCGACGTTCGTGGATAACCCGGCCGGCCAGTGGTACACGCAGGCGATCCAAATCGCCGCGGACCATTGCGTCCTCCAGGGTGATTCCACCACGGGTCGCGTGCGCCCCACGGACAACATGAACCGCGCCGAAATGGTCGTCATGCTCAACCGCGTCGACCAGGGCCTCGTCTACGGCGAGGACTGCAGCGCCGGTACGCCCAACGCGTCCACGCCTTCCATCTCCACGGTGTCTGCCGTCTCCTCCACCAAGGTGGAGGTGACGTTCAACGTCGCTGTGGATGAGGCTGCGGCAAAGACGCTCGCGAACTACGTTTTCTCCCCGGCCGCCACGGTCGCTTCCGTGACGGTGGTGGGTGAGAAGAGCGTGGAAGTCGTTGTCTCCGAGGGCCTCACTGCAGGCAAGGAGTACACGCTCACGGTCTCCAACATGAAGACCGCGGACGGCGACACCTTCTCGGACTCCGAGAAGTTCAACGGCTACAGCACCCTTCCCCAGGGTAACGGCACGTTGGAGGTCTCCGTTTCCTCCACGAACCCGGTGGGCGACACCCTTCCCCAGGGCGCGCACCAGGTCACCTTCCTCTCGCTGGACCTCACGGCTTCTTGTGATGACAGCGTAACCTTGGAAAACATCACGGTCCTCCATGAGGGCTTCGGTGCCAAGGCAGACATCACCGGCGTCTACGCCACCATCGACGGAGGCCGCGTCACCCGCGAGCGTTCCATCGACAGCAGCGACCAGACGGCCAGCGTCCGCTTCATCAGCGCCCTCGTGATCCCGGCCTGCAAGACCGTGACCGTGGACCTGGTGGGCGACATCTCCGCCACTGCTTCCCCTTCCGCCGAGCACAACTTCGCGGTGGAGCTGCAGTCGGATTTCCTCAGCAACGCCAAGAGCGTCACGGGTAACTTCCCCATGCGCGGCAACACCTTCAAGGTGGGCGCCGTCGACAGCGGGCAGATCACCGTGGCCTATCGCACCGTCTCCCCCGATCAGGTGGAGGTTGGTGACAAGGGTGTTGTGGTAGGGCGCTTCGAGGTTTCCACGGATTCCGTGGAGGACCAGACGCTCTACACCATGACGCTCCACCAGAACGGCACCGTCTCCGACGGCGACATCACGAACATCAAGGTGCGCCGCACGGACGGAACCGTCCTGACCAACGTCGCAGCCGAATTCAAGAACAAGTACGCGACCGTCACGTTCAACCCGCCTTTCACGGTCCTCGAGGGTGACAAGATCACGCTTGAGGTCGTGGCAGACGTCGTGGGCGGCGCGGCATCCACGAGCCAGATCGACATTGACGAAACGTCCGATGTGTTCGCCGTCGGTTCCCTGTACGGGTACGGCGTCAACGGGCAGCTCTACGGTTCCGCCGTAATCCTTTCTGGCACGGCAACCTCCGTCACTGTGGAGGCCGGCCAGTTCACCATCGAGATCAACGGCCCCGCGCAGCAGAGCTACACGCGCGACCAAAATGACGCCGTCCTCGGCAACGTGGTCTTCACCACGGGCGGAGACACGGTGAACGTCAAGGAGCTCTACGTGGCCGTTCAGGCTCAGACAGTGACCGGCGCAGCGCTGATCACCGGCAGGAGCAGCACGAGCTACGACGAGGTCGAAGAAGTGCTTGAGAACGTCACCATGCGCAATGCCACCACGGGAACGTCCCTGGAGGGCACGCCTCTCGGGGATGCCTCTACGGACAAGGGCACGACGGGTCTCGGTGCCACCACAGCTGCCTACCAGATCTACCGCTTCGACGACTTTACGGTGAACGGTAAGGAGACGTGGCAGATCAAAGCAGACTTCAAAGATAACAGCGCCGGGAACCACCCGCTCAACGGCGACCAGTTCAAGGTGCAGATCTGCGGCGAGCCCACGCAAATCGGCAGCGCCGCGAACACAGTGTACTGTGACTTCGGTGGCTTGCTGGCAAATCAAACCACAGCAAACTCCTATCAGATGGATATTGAGGGGCTCTCCACCGGCGACAAGGTGGAAGACGTCCGTCCCCGCGGCACCATCTCCGGCAACGCACACCGCATTGCCGATGCTTCCCTGCAAGTGAGCGTCCAGGCCCTCTCCACAACGGAGACGGCCGTGAAGAACGCCAAGAACGTCCGCTTGCTGCGCTTCAACGCGCGCGCAGGTGAGGCCAAGAACATCCTCCTCACCAAGTTCATCTTCGAATCCGCCGCCGGAACCAACACTATTAAGAACGGCGTCAACTACGCCCTCTGGGTGGATACGGACGGCGACGGCACCGTGGATACCATCCTCGACAGCGGCAAGAGCTCCGTGAGCTCCGCCGTGACCTTCGACACCATCACCAACGGCGGTTTCGTGGTCAACAAGGAGCAGACGGTCACCTTCGAGGTCCACAGCGACATCGCAGGTTCCCTGCAGACTACGGCCAGCCTCCAGTTGCGCTTCGCAACGGGTTCCACATTCATTGAGGCCGAGACGGTGGACCGCGGGTCTTCCCTCTCCGGCTTGAACGTGAACGGCACGATCATCCTCAGTGCCGCTTCCGCAGACATGACGGTCACCACGACCCCGTCCACGCTCTTCAGCCTGGTGAACCAGGGGACGCTGTACGTGACCAAGGACACGACGCCGGTCCGCAACCACCAGTTGCTTGCCGGTACGCTCGGCGACACGATCCTGCGCTTGAACTTCCGCGCGGAGAACGAGCCGATCGACGTGACCAACTTGCAGCTCACTTCCTCCGGAAGCACGGCGGCGTCCATTGAACGCCTTGAGCTGTACAAGGAAGGCGCAACCTCCTACTTCGCCATTGCCACCACGAACAGCTGCGGCACTGACGACGTGCCGTCCTTCAACCCCAACGGGTACTCCACTTCCATCGCTACGTTCTGCGCCTCCATGCAGACGCAGCAACTCGTTGTTCCGAAGGGCGGCGAAGTGAAGGTCCTCGTGAAGCCCCGTCTGAAGAACGATGACGCAGGCGCCACCAGCAACCAGCTGATCGCACTGTTCATCGATCCGGACGATGCCATGAACAACTCCACGGGTACCGGCGCCGTGCGCGCCCGCGGTGCGGATTCTTCCAACAACCTCAACGGTAATGACCTTGGCAGCGACGGCGAAGTGCTCATCGGCAGTTCGGTGCTCGCCACAGCCAACGCCATCATTTCCAGCAATACGCACAGGAGCGTGCTTGCCAAGATCACGGCCATCACGAACGCCAACACGGACCCGAACGGCACCAATGTGAGCGCCGGCGTCAAGGAGATCGGCAAGTTCAAGATCTCCGCTGCGGCTAACACGAACAGCAAGAACGGTCTCAACAAGGTCACGCTTTCCGGCGTGTACTTCAATGTCACGGCCACCAACGTGGCCATCGGTTCCGGCAGCTTCTACATGTACAACTCTGCCAACCAGAACGTGACGAAGAGCTGTTCAGCCTACACGACGGGCGGCACGGCCATGCCCAACGTCCTCTCCGGTTCCTTCATCGTCCTCTGTGACTTCCGCACAACGACCAGCAACGTGCAGACGCAGATCGACCAAGGGACGGACAGCACGTTCGTCCTTCGCGCGGAAATCACAAACCCGGATGTCGTTGCGGCCAACACATCCAACCTCCTTGTCTCCATCCAGGACTTCTCCTCGGATACGAAGCAGTCATTCGCATACAACAACAGTCACTTCGTATGGGATGACCAGGATAACGGAGGCAGTGAAGGCTTCACATGGGTTGAGTATCCGGAGACCGTCATCAGCTCCACAAGCTACCAGAGCTAA